One part of the uncultured Bacteroides sp. genome encodes these proteins:
- a CDS encoding glycoside hydrolase: MKMNILLLIGMFSLASCGDSGVDSPPKEDVNVDITKNVTIDATVTYQTIDGFAASDCWVPNYIGKYWNNDEKEEIANLLFSKEIKNGAPQGIGLSMWRFNLGGGTAEQGSSSDITDKSRRAECFLQQDGTLDWSHHQGQQYFLEKAKSLGCESFVMFSNTPPVNYTVNGKGYSAKGAFANLKDDCYDDFAKYMANALSYFKEQKGINFDFISPVNEPQYNWASPSQEGSGWQNSEIKRLAGELDKALTDKNLNTKILLAEAGDWEYLYKVKTDAGRSDVIQNFFNEGSVNYVGNLTHVAPIIAGHSYWTDTNWATMYDVRSQVATAAKSKNLKVYQTEWSMMSDNYEDYPGHDNASYMDIALCMAKVIHHDLATANVSSWSYWTSMDVERWGHKNRFLLIKTTPADGVYGDIEKSGTHEATKTLWTLGNYSLFIRPGYQRVNLTVQNASNSFFGSAYLSPQKDKLVVVYTNLTTKIIGVDLSLNGLSKKASSVKQYTTNASSDLSEKELSSSNSSIQPKSVVTVVYDFK, encoded by the coding sequence ATGAAAATGAATATATTACTTTTAATAGGTATGTTCTCATTAGCTTCATGTGGAGACAGTGGTGTTGATTCACCTCCGAAAGAAGATGTTAATGTAGATATAACAAAAAATGTGACTATTGATGCCACTGTTACTTATCAAACAATAGATGGTTTTGCAGCCTCTGATTGCTGGGTTCCTAATTATATTGGAAAATATTGGAATAATGACGAGAAGGAGGAAATTGCAAATCTTCTTTTTTCAAAGGAGATAAAAAACGGGGCTCCGCAAGGAATTGGTCTGTCTATGTGGCGCTTTAATCTAGGTGGCGGAACAGCAGAACAAGGTAGCAGTAGTGACATTACAGATAAATCTCGCAGAGCAGAATGCTTCCTGCAACAAGATGGAACGCTCGACTGGAGCCATCATCAGGGACAGCAATACTTTTTAGAAAAAGCAAAGAGTTTGGGATGCGAATCTTTTGTTATGTTCAGCAATACTCCGCCAGTGAACTATACTGTAAATGGTAAAGGATATTCTGCAAAAGGAGCTTTTGCTAATTTAAAGGATGATTGTTATGACGATTTTGCCAAATACATGGCAAATGCCCTCTCCTACTTTAAAGAACAAAAAGGTATCAACTTTGATTTTATCAGTCCGGTAAATGAACCTCAATACAATTGGGCTTCTCCTTCACAAGAAGGAAGCGGATGGCAAAACAGTGAAATTAAACGTCTGGCCGGTGAGTTGGACAAAGCACTTACTGATAAGAACCTAAACACAAAAATTTTATTGGCCGAAGCCGGTGATTGGGAATATCTGTACAAAGTAAAGACTGATGCAGGGCGTAGCGACGTTATACAGAATTTCTTTAATGAAGGTTCTGTAAATTATGTAGGAAATTTAACTCATGTAGCACCTATTATTGCAGGTCATAGCTATTGGACTGATACAAACTGGGCTACTATGTATGATGTTCGCAGTCAGGTGGCAACAGCTGCTAAATCTAAAAACCTGAAGGTTTATCAAACAGAATGGAGTATGATGAGTGATAACTATGAAGATTATCCGGGACACGATAATGCTTCTTATATGGACATTGCTCTCTGCATGGCTAAAGTTATTCATCACGATTTAGCTACAGCAAATGTATCTTCATGGTCATACTGGACTTCCATGGATGTGGAACGTTGGGGACATAAAAACAGATTCTTATTAATAAAGACTACTCCTGCCGATGGAGTGTATGGTGATATTGAAAAAAGCGGTACTCATGAGGCAACAAAGACTTTATGGACTTTAGGTAATTACAGTTTATTTATTCGTCCTGGTTACCAGCGAGTGAACTTAACAGTACAGAATGCCTCAAATTCATTCTTTGGTTCTGCTTACCTTTCACCTCAAAAAGATAAATTGGTAGTAGTATACACTAATCTTACTACTAAAATAATTGGAGTAGATCTTTCGTTGAACGGATTATCAAAGAAGGCTTCAAGTGTGAAACAATACACAACTAATGCTTCATCTGATTTATCAGAAAAAGAATTAAGCTCTAGTAACAGCTCTATTCAGCCAAAATCTGTTGTAACAGTTGTTTATGATTTTAAATAA
- a CDS encoding RagB/SusD family nutrient uptake outer membrane protein, which translates to MKRSIIALSLSAVLTAGFSSCSDFLEQPVLGQENLDTYFQSENDCTKSITGCYQSVFYDDWWQIAKFWNLSSMCTDDMWMGNTSQDQGDYLSLAHYTSGGSSNGAAQNFWQFRYKGIYRCNVAINHIPDAPIANTELQKRLIGEAKFLRGYFYFDLARNFGGLPLILNEAMPSDIKGITRSSLADTYAQVEKDLKDAIEVLPKRSALSSSDLGRATKGAAQGYLAKVYLYQEKYAEAEALLKDIIASGEYELLSDFGKVWAIESNNSKEGLFEVQYTYDATYGLGASLPIVSGSRDDSGWSWGLPTANLEKAFLDAGDNVRLKWTIIKHGATEIAGEDNFAGLLAGYSEAIKSTYPNMFVATPGNHKSARVSRKFYIPVNQRPATFNKGYIPQNHRLLRYADILLMYAEVENALGKDSEALIYLNKVRNRVQLSDLALTGTKLRDAIRTERRLELALEGERLYDIRRWKGDDNKPLVCSIMGPNGSFVKANTNQATADPFEWANQKENSNKGYYFDEKRDLLFPIPISEVTMSEGTIEQNPGY; encoded by the coding sequence ATGAAAAGATCTATTATAGCTTTATCATTGTCTGCAGTACTGACAGCAGGCTTTAGCAGTTGTTCCGATTTTTTAGAGCAACCCGTATTAGGCCAGGAAAACCTGGACACATATTTCCAGAGTGAGAACGATTGTACAAAATCAATTACCGGCTGTTATCAGTCTGTATTTTATGATGACTGGTGGCAGATTGCAAAATTCTGGAACCTTAGCAGTATGTGTACTGATGATATGTGGATGGGTAACACTTCACAGGATCAGGGAGACTATCTTTCATTGGCTCATTACACCAGCGGTGGTTCCAGTAACGGAGCTGCTCAGAACTTCTGGCAATTTCGTTACAAAGGCATTTATCGTTGCAATGTAGCTATTAACCACATACCTGATGCTCCTATTGCTAATACAGAACTACAAAAGAGATTGATCGGCGAAGCTAAATTCCTTCGTGGTTACTTTTACTTTGATTTAGCAAGAAACTTTGGTGGATTGCCACTTATATTGAATGAAGCAATGCCTTCTGATATTAAAGGTATTACCCGCAGTAGCCTGGCTGACACTTATGCTCAGGTGGAGAAAGATTTGAAAGATGCTATTGAAGTTCTACCAAAACGTAGTGCTTTAAGTTCTTCTGATTTGGGTAGAGCTACCAAAGGTGCTGCTCAGGGCTATTTAGCAAAAGTTTATCTTTATCAGGAGAAATATGCTGAGGCTGAAGCCTTGTTGAAGGATATTATTGCTTCTGGTGAATATGAGTTATTAAGTGATTTTGGTAAAGTTTGGGCAATTGAATCCAACAACAGTAAAGAAGGACTTTTTGAGGTACAGTATACATATGATGCAACTTATGGTCTTGGAGCTTCTCTTCCAATTGTCAGTGGATCACGTGATGACTCAGGATGGTCATGGGGATTACCCACCGCTAATCTGGAAAAAGCATTTCTTGATGCAGGCGATAATGTTCGTTTGAAATGGACTATCATCAAGCATGGTGCTACAGAAATAGCCGGTGAAGATAATTTCGCAGGACTATTGGCAGGATACTCTGAAGCTATAAAGAGTACTTATCCAAATATGTTCGTTGCTACTCCGGGAAACCATAAATCAGCTCGTGTAAGCCGTAAATTTTATATTCCGGTAAATCAACGTCCTGCTACATTTAACAAAGGATATATTCCACAAAACCATCGTTTGCTTCGTTATGCTGATATCTTATTGATGTATGCCGAAGTAGAAAATGCACTTGGAAAAGATAGTGAAGCACTTATTTATCTGAACAAAGTGCGTAATCGTGTACAATTGTCTGATCTGGCTCTTACCGGAACTAAACTTCGTGATGCTATTCGCACTGAACGCCGTTTAGAACTGGCACTGGAAGGTGAACGTCTTTATGATATCCGTCGTTGGAAAGGTGATGATAACAAACCTTTGGTATGCAGCATTATGGGACCAAACGGTTCTTTTGTAAAAGCTAATACAAATCAGGCTACTGCCGATCCGTTTGAATGGGCTAACCAGAAAGAAAATAGCAATAAAGGTTATTATTTCGATGAAAAGCGCGACTTGCTTTTCCCAATTCCGATTTCAGAAGTAACTATGTCTGAAGGAACTATTGAACAAAATCCGGGTTATTAA
- a CDS encoding TonB-dependent receptor, producing MKKYLFIILSVISMSVYAQKVTLTGKVISVKDKEPIIGVTVLVKGTNQGTMTDLEGNYSLSNVSGNATIIYSMVGFKKQTANVNGKAVINVSLDEDVSVLDEVVVVGYGAVKKSDLTSSISTVKGEDIKTLSSGNAMNSLQGKINGVQISSSGGPGDAPRVIIRGVTTTNGSDPLYVVDGMPVGTNINFLSQNDIESIEVLKDASAAAIYGTRGSNGVILVTTKKGKAGKTQFQINTSVGLQTIADPKMANASEYEKVFKARYTNDGSTPIWNTPEGSTGTDWWNQVVNKTALIQNYNISFQGGTDKYTFSGSVGYFKQNSQFDTGFWDKLTARFNTEYKFNNVVKTGIDLAPKLERWDDTPSGLFSSAMRMDPTTPVFRPEEAWVDNKYNNYQRSYNNQVWNPAGSLARQNYSSDEYGLLMTPYISVEPIKGLTLRSQFGVNATFRISDTFIPKFYIDNLEQQELSYVERKFNTQVDWNWTNTANYMTTINKKHNINAMVGYTMEKFSNYWLKGSRENTASNIIELQQVNAGTQSQKASGTDEYTTLVSYLGRAMYNYDNRYYLTASMRVDGSSRFPAGSKYATFPAVSAAWRVSGEDFMKDQEFINNLKFRLGWGRVGNQNIANSAYLTLMGNADYVLGGNRIIGSAVSSVGNTSLRWETVEDHNIGLDMSILNNRLSMTVDLFQKKSTDMLLQKENLLILGYPDWNSRVWTNVGSMKATGWEVSLNWNDKKGDFSYDLGVNLSSVKNKIIKLAGDAPLYTKDLNSGNYIIRNEEGGDLSGFYGYTCDGIFQNKAEVNAHTDEHGTLIQPYAKPGDLIFRDRNHDGVLNADDKSFIGNPFPDLMLGFNTRLGYKNFDLVANFYGTFGNDVFNTTKSLYAGTSGSNVYAGTYDKVWREDNTGASIPRLSVNDLNNNYTTVSSFFVEDGSYFRCKLLQLGYTLPKNMIKGLGVRVSLSAQNLFTITNYSGMDPERAAMGGVTESGVDNIGYPNPRTFLLGVNLNF from the coding sequence ATGAAAAAGTATTTATTTATCATACTATCAGTCATATCAATGAGTGTTTACGCTCAGAAAGTGACACTGACAGGAAAGGTTATTTCTGTCAAAGATAAAGAGCCCATTATTGGAGTTACTGTTTTAGTGAAAGGAACCAATCAGGGAACAATGACCGATTTGGAGGGAAATTATTCCTTATCAAATGTTTCTGGTAATGCTACTATCATTTATTCGATGGTAGGTTTCAAAAAACAGACTGCCAATGTAAATGGGAAAGCGGTAATCAATGTTAGTCTTGACGAAGATGTATCTGTACTTGATGAAGTTGTTGTAGTTGGTTATGGTGCCGTTAAAAAGAGCGACCTTACCAGTTCTATCTCAACTGTAAAAGGTGAAGATATAAAGACTTTGTCGAGCGGTAATGCCATGAACTCCCTTCAGGGAAAGATTAATGGTGTACAGATTTCAAGCAGCGGTGGTCCTGGTGATGCTCCTCGTGTAATTATTCGTGGTGTTACCACAACAAATGGATCGGACCCTCTATATGTTGTAGACGGAATGCCGGTAGGTACAAACATTAATTTCTTAAGTCAGAATGATATTGAAAGTATTGAAGTCTTGAAAGATGCTTCGGCTGCTGCAATCTATGGTACTCGTGGTTCTAATGGTGTTATACTTGTAACTACTAAAAAAGGAAAAGCCGGTAAAACTCAATTCCAGATAAATACTTCTGTAGGTTTACAGACTATTGCTGATCCTAAAATGGCTAATGCCAGTGAATATGAAAAAGTATTCAAGGCTCGTTACACTAATGATGGCAGTACTCCTATCTGGAACACTCCGGAAGGATCAACAGGAACTGACTGGTGGAACCAAGTGGTTAATAAGACTGCTTTAATCCAGAATTATAATATTAGTTTTCAAGGTGGTACTGATAAGTATACGTTCAGCGGTAGTGTAGGTTATTTTAAACAAAACTCTCAGTTTGATACTGGTTTCTGGGATAAGCTGACTGCTCGTTTCAATACTGAATACAAATTCAATAATGTAGTTAAGACAGGTATTGATTTAGCTCCGAAATTAGAACGTTGGGACGATACTCCATCCGGATTATTTAGTTCTGCAATGAGAATGGACCCTACTACACCAGTATTCCGTCCTGAGGAAGCATGGGTAGATAACAAATATAATAACTATCAGCGTTCTTACAACAACCAGGTTTGGAACCCAGCCGGTTCACTTGCCAGACAAAACTATTCAAGTGATGAATATGGTTTGTTAATGACTCCATATATTTCTGTAGAACCGATCAAAGGTTTGACTTTACGTTCACAATTTGGTGTAAACGCTACATTCCGTATCTCTGATACCTTTATTCCTAAATTCTATATTGATAATCTGGAACAACAGGAACTAAGTTATGTAGAACGCAAGTTCAATACTCAGGTTGACTGGAACTGGACAAATACAGCCAATTATATGACTACCATTAATAAAAAGCATAATATTAATGCAATGGTGGGTTATACAATGGAAAAATTCTCAAACTACTGGTTAAAAGGTTCTCGTGAGAACACAGCAAGTAACATCATTGAGTTACAACAGGTAAATGCCGGTACACAAAGTCAAAAGGCTAGCGGTACAGATGAATACACAACATTAGTTTCATACCTTGGACGTGCAATGTATAACTATGACAACAGGTACTATTTAACAGCATCTATGCGTGTTGATGGATCTTCTCGTTTCCCTGCAGGAAGTAAATATGCTACATTCCCTGCTGTATCTGCTGCATGGAGAGTTTCAGGCGAAGATTTCATGAAAGATCAGGAATTTATCAACAACCTGAAGTTCCGTCTTGGATGGGGACGTGTTGGTAATCAAAATATTGCAAACTCTGCTTATCTTACATTGATGGGGAATGCTGATTATGTACTTGGTGGCAATCGTATTATTGGTAGTGCGGTTAGCTCTGTTGGTAATACTTCTCTGCGCTGGGAAACTGTAGAAGATCACAATATTGGTCTTGATATGAGTATTCTTAATAACCGTTTGAGTATGACAGTTGATCTTTTCCAAAAGAAGTCAACCGACATGCTTTTGCAAAAGGAAAACTTATTGATTTTGGGTTACCCAGACTGGAATAGCCGTGTATGGACAAATGTTGGTAGTATGAAAGCTACCGGATGGGAAGTTTCATTAAACTGGAATGATAAGAAAGGCGACTTCAGCTATGACCTTGGTGTTAATCTGTCTTCAGTAAAAAACAAGATTATTAAACTTGCGGGAGATGCTCCTCTTTATACAAAAGATCTGAACTCAGGAAACTACATTATTCGTAATGAAGAAGGTGGAGATCTAAGTGGTTTCTACGGATATACTTGTGACGGTATTTTCCAGAACAAAGCAGAGGTAAATGCTCATACCGACGAACATGGTACATTGATACAGCCTTATGCAAAACCGGGAGATCTTATCTTCAGAGACCGGAATCATGATGGTGTGCTGAATGCAGATGATAAGTCTTTCATTGGTAATCCATTCCCAGATTTAATGTTAGGTTTCAACACTCGTTTAGGATATAAGAATTTTGATCTTGTTGCTAACTTCTATGGTACATTTGGTAATGACGTCTTCAATACAACCAAATCACTTTATGCAGGTACATCAGGTTCAAACGTATATGCCGGAACTTATGATAAGGTTTGGCGCGAAGACAATACAGGAGCATCAATTCCACGTCTTTCTGTTAACGACCTTAATAACAACTACACTACTGTATCCAGTTTCTTTGTAGAAGATGGTTCTTATTTCCGTTGCAAATTACTGCAACTTGGTTACACTTTACCTAAGAACATGATAAAAGGTCTTGGTGTAAGAGTTTCTCTTTCTGCTCAGAACTTGTTTACCATCACAAACTACTCAGGTATGGATCCTGAACGTGCTGCAATGGGTGGTGTTACAGAATCTGGTGTTGATAATATCGGTTATCCGAATCCAAGAACATTTTTGCTTGGAGTTAATTTGAACTTTTAA
- a CDS encoding two-component regulator propeller domain-containing protein → MKNRLIQILYLILVSLPTISAAQPYSIKRLGVELGLSNNNVVSITQDKLGFLWFATEEGLNKFNGSRFINYYKYSTQSPSISGNELNRVYADKVDSIIWIATQRSGLNAYNYNNNTFTVYKKNPADKSSLITNDVTSVTNAADGNLWISTYYRGVDYFDKKTKKFTHYNKSTLSGLTNENVWTVMEDNDRNLFIGHVNEGLSILSLRNKRVRNFKNNPQDPTSIPGNEVRCIFRDSNNNIWVGTNSGLALFNPDRNNFTVFRNNNSAFFAPKLSSIYSIQQINSNQLWIATEFEGIFILDIRQLSIMSADKVSFRHISSGDDEYQLSASTVRSIFQDSFHNIWIGTYGGGINFISNNPPLFNTLSYNPVLGKNSKLSYKVAWGMCTDKQGKTWIGTDGGGINVFEKGKRIAIYNKESGQLSDNAVLSMFNDSQNNIWIGTYLGGVNCYNNKNKQFKQIVLGGKNKLDVRCFFEDLHHNLWVGSSEGIYCFNLQDQQKITAYNSKNSGLQGDLVRSIFQDSKGRMWIGTFGNGLGIYSPKMKLLKKFDDYSGFCSNTINYIFRDSRNRIWVATGDGLVLFPSISNYNYRTFKRSDGLVNSHIRAITEDNKKNIWISTNKGLSKYSEAKNKFENYDISDGIPAGNFMSGSITKDKDGFIYFGSLGGVCYFNPEQFTDSREYPHPVISELKIYNKLSTLEHDEKVIPLGGNKHIDLNYKQNSFSIAFNELDYSLNNQVEYTYILKGLNDSWYTLEDGHNSVTFLDVAPGDYEFQIKARLHNQDWSNEAISVFIHIAPPFWLTWWAKSLYFILFITLVYISLYAYKRRISWRSSYQMERKKHEQEQELNNERLRFYTNITHELRTPLTLILGPLEDLMKEKSLQTRQLRKISVIHQSAIRLLNLINQILEFRKTETQNRKLCVSRNNIAKLIQEIGLKYKELNRNPDVEFNVVIEKEDMQLMFDREVITIILDNFISNAIKYTEKGSITISLYSTVKDEVEYTEIKVSDTGHGIEAEALSRIFESYYQVNSKHQASGTGIGLALVKNLATLHQGEIWVESTVGKGSDFFVRLQTNNTYPNALRTDEPEEVEEPEVTEVVEEAAEEDFNTEKQILLVVEDNQDIREYISDTFSEDFEVVTAEDGRKGLEKALTIIPDLVISDIMMPGMDGVELCKKLKQDVCTSHIPIILLTAKDSMQDKEYGYTVGADSYLTKPFSASLLRSRVNNLLESRKQLAVLFSGNKNIVIKQEPVSNTLNKLDNEFINKVTQYIEADLSSDKIDVTYLSDKMCMSTSTLYRKMKALTNMSTNEYIRKVKLQNAVKLLLEGESKISEIAYKVGFNNVVYFRQCFKDEYGVSPSEYVKRQR, encoded by the coding sequence ATGAAAAACAGACTGATACAAATTCTATATCTAATATTGGTAAGCTTGCCGACAATTTCTGCCGCTCAACCCTATTCTATTAAACGTTTGGGAGTTGAATTAGGCTTATCAAACAATAATGTGGTAAGTATTACCCAGGATAAATTAGGTTTTCTTTGGTTTGCCACAGAAGAGGGACTGAACAAGTTTAACGGTTCCCGCTTTATTAATTATTATAAATACTCCACACAATCTCCAAGCATCAGTGGCAATGAATTAAATCGTGTTTATGCCGATAAGGTAGATAGCATAATCTGGATTGCAACTCAACGCTCTGGTCTGAATGCTTATAATTATAATAATAACACATTTACAGTCTATAAAAAGAATCCGGCAGACAAGAGTAGTCTTATAACAAACGATGTAACTTCGGTAACCAACGCTGCCGATGGTAATTTATGGATCAGTACTTACTATCGTGGAGTAGATTATTTCGATAAGAAAACCAAAAAGTTTACTCATTATAATAAATCCACATTGTCAGGGCTGACAAATGAAAATGTGTGGACCGTTATGGAAGACAATGACCGTAACCTCTTTATAGGTCATGTAAATGAAGGTTTAAGTATCCTGTCATTAAGAAATAAAAGAGTCCGGAATTTCAAGAATAATCCTCAGGACCCCACAAGTATTCCCGGCAATGAAGTAAGATGCATTTTCAGAGATAGTAATAATAATATCTGGGTAGGTACAAATAGCGGATTGGCTTTATTTAATCCGGATAGGAACAATTTTACGGTCTTTAGAAATAACAATTCAGCATTCTTTGCCCCCAAACTAAGTTCCATCTACTCCATTCAGCAAATAAATAGTAACCAGTTATGGATAGCTACAGAATTTGAAGGCATCTTTATTCTCGATATTCGCCAACTCTCTATCATGTCGGCAGATAAGGTAAGCTTTAGGCATATATCTTCCGGAGATGATGAATACCAGCTATCCGCTTCAACAGTTCGCAGTATTTTTCAGGACTCGTTCCATAACATCTGGATTGGTACGTATGGCGGCGGCATTAATTTTATAAGCAATAATCCTCCTTTATTTAATACTTTAAGCTACAATCCTGTACTAGGTAAAAACAGTAAACTTAGCTATAAGGTAGCCTGGGGAATGTGCACTGATAAACAAGGCAAAACATGGATTGGAACCGATGGCGGAGGTATTAATGTTTTTGAGAAAGGGAAACGTATAGCCATTTATAATAAAGAGAGCGGGCAACTGAGTGACAATGCCGTATTATCCATGTTCAATGATTCTCAGAATAATATCTGGATTGGAACTTATCTTGGAGGCGTTAACTGCTATAACAACAAGAATAAGCAGTTCAAACAAATTGTTTTGGGAGGAAAAAACAAGCTGGATGTTCGTTGTTTCTTCGAAGACTTACATCATAATCTCTGGGTTGGAAGCAGTGAGGGGATTTATTGCTTCAATTTGCAAGATCAGCAGAAAATTACTGCTTATAATTCGAAGAACAGCGGACTTCAGGGTGATTTGGTAAGAAGCATTTTTCAGGATTCTAAAGGACGGATGTGGATTGGTACGTTTGGAAACGGTCTTGGAATTTATTCCCCAAAGATGAAACTTCTGAAGAAGTTCGATGATTATTCCGGTTTCTGCTCAAATACAATCAATTATATATTCAGAGATTCACGAAATAGAATCTGGGTAGCAACAGGAGATGGCTTGGTTCTGTTTCCGTCTATAAGCAATTATAATTATAGAACATTTAAAAGAAGTGACGGACTTGTCAATAGCCATATCAGAGCCATTACCGAAGATAATAAAAAGAATATCTGGATTAGTACCAATAAGGGACTCAGTAAATATTCCGAAGCAAAGAATAAATTCGAGAATTACGATATTTCAGATGGCATTCCTGCCGGTAATTTCATGAGTGGATCTATTACAAAGGACAAAGACGGATTCATCTATTTTGGTTCTTTGGGTGGAGTCTGTTACTTCAATCCTGAACAGTTTACCGATAGCAGAGAATATCCTCATCCGGTTATATCCGAGTTGAAAATATACAATAAGCTTTCCACCCTGGAGCATGATGAAAAGGTAATCCCTTTGGGAGGCAATAAGCATATAGATCTAAACTATAAACAAAACAGTTTCAGCATTGCATTTAATGAACTGGACTATTCACTGAACAATCAGGTAGAGTACACTTACATACTTAAGGGGTTGAATGATTCATGGTATACCTTAGAGGACGGACACAACAGTGTTACTTTCCTAGATGTGGCTCCCGGAGATTATGAATTCCAGATAAAAGCACGCCTTCATAATCAGGATTGGAGTAATGAGGCTATCTCTGTATTTATTCACATAGCACCTCCTTTCTGGCTTACCTGGTGGGCAAAGTCTCTCTATTTTATACTCTTTATCACATTGGTTTATATTTCCTTATATGCCTATAAAAGAAGAATTAGCTGGAGAAGTTCCTATCAGATGGAGAGAAAAAAGCATGAGCAAGAACAAGAACTGAATAACGAACGATTGCGTTTTTATACCAATATCACGCATGAATTGCGTACCCCGTTAACCCTTATTTTAGGTCCGCTTGAAGATCTGATGAAAGAAAAATCTCTTCAAACCAGGCAGCTTCGCAAGATTTCTGTGATACATCAAAGTGCTATTCGTCTGTTGAATCTGATCAATCAGATACTAGAGTTCAGAAAGACAGAAACCCAGAACCGCAAACTATGTGTATCCAGAAATAACATAGCAAAACTAATTCAGGAGATTGGACTCAAATATAAGGAACTGAATCGTAATCCAGATGTTGAGTTCAATGTCGTTATAGAGAAAGAGGATATGCAGTTGATGTTCGATAGGGAAGTTATTACCATTATCCTCGACAACTTTATATCGAATGCCATTAAATATACTGAAAAAGGCTCTATAACCATATCTTTATACTCAACAGTTAAAGATGAAGTGGAATATACCGAAATAAAGGTCAGCGATACCGGGCATGGAATAGAGGCTGAAGCCTTATCCCGTATTTTCGAAAGTTATTATCAGGTAAATAGTAAGCATCAAGCTTCGGGTACAGGAATCGGACTAGCTTTAGTGAAGAATCTTGCTACATTGCACCAGGGAGAAATATGGGTAGAAAGTACAGTGGGAAAAGGAAGCGACTTTTTTGTTAGACTCCAGACTAATAACACATATCCAAATGCCTTGCGTACAGATGAGCCCGAAGAAGTAGAAGAACCGGAAGTTACTGAAGTCGTGGAAGAAGCTGCAGAAGAAGACTTTAATACAGAAAAACAAATACTCTTGGTAGTTGAAGATAATCAGGATATCCGTGAATACATAAGTGATACTTTCTCTGAAGATTTTGAAGTAGTAACTGCCGAAGACGGAAGAAAAGGTTTGGAAAAAGCCCTTACTATTATTCCGGACCTTGTTATCAGTGATATTATGATGCCGGGAATGGATGGCGTTGAGTTATGTAAGAAGCTGAAACAAGATGTGTGTACCAGTCATATCCCCATCATTTTACTTACAGCGAAAGATTCAATGCAGGATAAAGAATATGGTTACACCGTGGGAGCTGATTCTTATTTAACCAAACCTTTTAGTGCCAGTTTGTTGCGGAGTAGAGTTAATAACCTGTTGGAATCGAGAAAGCAACTGGCTGTGCTGTTTTCCGGAAATAAAAACATAGTTATAAAGCAAGAACCGGTAAGTAATACATTGAATAAATTAGATAATGAATTCATCAATAAAGTTACTCAATATATCGAGGCAGATCTTAGTTCCGATAAAATAGATGTAACTTACCTTTCCGATAAAATGTGTATGAGTACTTCTACACTCTATCGTAAAATGAAAGCATTAACTAACATGTCTACCAATGAATACATTCGCAAAGTGAAGTTGCAGAATGCTGTAAAATTGCTTTTGGAGGGAGAAAGCAAAATCTCCGAAATAGCATATAAAGTAGGATTCAATAATGTAGTGTACTTCAGACAATGCTTTAAAGATGAATATGGAGTATCTCCGTCAGAATATGTGAAGCGACAAAGGTGA